The proteins below are encoded in one region of Pseudomonas putida S13.1.2:
- a CDS encoding DUF2514 family protein has translation MNWLAAVPAWCWWLIALVMVAGGQQYRIVLAHGDVATARAELADYRLEVVERDRRAAAQARQEEQRRQALADEEGESARQQLEVAQGRAAAAESAAGGLRGEIARLRAGRTATCGAIAAQQRQAGASAVVVLGGLLEDADRMAGSCAAALERSRIAGLACESVVDGIKTIR, from the coding sequence GTGAATTGGCTGGCAGCGGTGCCGGCCTGGTGCTGGTGGCTGATCGCTCTGGTGATGGTGGCCGGTGGGCAGCAGTACAGGATTGTGTTGGCGCATGGCGATGTCGCGACAGCCAGGGCCGAACTGGCCGACTACCGCCTGGAGGTGGTCGAGCGCGACCGGCGCGCCGCCGCTCAGGCGAGACAGGAAGAACAGCGTCGCCAGGCCCTGGCGGATGAGGAGGGTGAGAGTGCACGACAACAACTGGAAGTGGCCCAAGGCCGCGCCGCTGCTGCTGAGTCTGCTGCTGGTGGGCTGCGCGGCGAAATCGCCCGACTGCGCGCCGGCCGAACAGCAACCTGCGGTGCCATCGCTGCCCAGCAGCGCCAGGCAGGAGCCTCTGCCGTCGTGGTGCTCGGGGGATTGCTTGAAGACGCTGACCGAATGGCGGGCAGCTGCGCAGCAGCGCTTGAGCGAAGCCGAATAGCCGGCCTGGCCTGTGAGTCGGTGGTCGATGGCATAAAGACCATCCGCTGA
- a CDS encoding RHS repeat domain-containing protein: MTSTDQTTSSSSPTLAATSLTETALTRYRPGGLEPIQFITDDGLHTRLWYYETDAHPLDISKLVAGLTLAKVTTGTNATAGSTGRALADATQLSCTQRPEAGKGLLPLCAQYQYLLLPDGTRQAPVLTLFGYALNQRDEHGTLLPNTVLTFEGFEAFADSDTLALEDVKLAKPTALSVSLVQANYQHQAGAVRSSERIATQWYQNDNARSTQTVTEVVATGQQAATYELLRTTPYSASTAILQRQIVSARTGLLLRESQQDNEGKAIAFTCHRYDSLGRGVRSDTYAFNEEAFTRGLVTELKATHSQSVHYAEDGKGQRVRTCDAQGRHQQCYYDGQQRIVRRELQRVPGPDHSADNYCTVEETSWDSDGQMASQVMFDYLPGGLRIDNVKALPQQSKDWFWQAHGHDPVVTDANRNVSLTTRSTLGLISQGALTTQQSTQRNLADGSVTLTQETWKGLEKSAAGAAITTTQTLNQKGQRTRVTEDIPGYAKQTRTWDITYDGLGRPKTLIQPDKSIIAWAYEGLNDAPTRMSVKKSAKAPERVLASRTFNEGTVSTLVRGSDTNQTLRTRPDGYVKPDGTSLYHARNDDGSLSWYAQSGSSTASRTPLVTFKLSPVTQAMQAERPVQGDYQSLVTSEALQPLLLGTWRFKRTVHGQQQRDEGSASLRGVQTGTWHSNGLPLQAWDNAQGYRSRLRRGSLEYHYTYTALGQLACLTVQDMRTGQCLQVQSDYDAFGRETKRNYALNGQEKVRYEQTWSPASQLLSKTLYRDGTRARTETFVYYTSVTGTSDELQQWTVDAVAGEEVKDDEGYAIKEETYQYDELGSMTKCSTTRSNNDTLVRDYAYDDAMHPTRRTAITCTPTLAGKTSSRTVSLTYDANGNLATNEREQSLAYTDSGRLRSVTAKNGTTPLTYYEYDEHDRLIAQCDVVNNQRRILNYGANGLSGETWLDGAGKVLKRVTLDDQAGLAVALDDQWLFVLGDPQTGGGDEYQFKDGAWVRDSVTFTPWGVTHLATLNTQSVGVGYNRQRVDRVTGGFHLGDGYRVYDAQHKVFCQPDDWSPLGAAGPNDRAYCPKADPVNFEDPSGHIMLSRQAQADSLARLDTILAALSPSRETAPPQAASVGEWLLFGALTVLGAVLIIGSAGTLSAPVIAGLMIVYTAGAAVTATGMALRQSNPELSRILEPVGQVMMALASAPAAASKMAVVASAVMYGSTMAYAGLTIAQVSVQQSNPELAEKLGWAALAASLAVLAYAGVRKLGSLASKIKTESLTELRALRNKLKHRWTQDFQSGNNADLVFAGRPSKIPVPVPKPIRNLVNTSSAATPPSSVPGTPTRTSALRRRMTTMTTTDFGKFELIHPAGKYNSTAYLSAHGSNFILGGKTKLPPGSIARTYAPATGTVGGYMISTKTAGFLPKEWSAAETMVSGAVQPTKTIPGGHYMANFSLTHFEHNSEPYLREIAKTYTVDVIRIKPGETVSSAQIFQGLKDANINYQLYELGHCRASEMKDFLNLGIPNRTLPRPSNPIT; this comes from the coding sequence ATGACCAGCACGGATCAGACCACCTCCAGCTCATCGCCCACCCTTGCAGCGACTTCGCTCACGGAAACCGCGCTTACCCGCTACCGCCCAGGCGGCCTGGAACCTATACAGTTCATCACTGATGACGGCTTGCACACACGGCTCTGGTACTACGAAACCGACGCCCATCCACTGGACATCAGCAAGCTGGTTGCAGGGCTGACACTGGCCAAGGTCACCACCGGTACCAACGCCACGGCGGGCAGCACCGGCAGGGCACTGGCCGATGCCACCCAGCTCAGCTGCACCCAGCGCCCGGAGGCTGGTAAAGGCCTGCTGCCACTATGCGCGCAATACCAGTACCTGCTGCTGCCCGACGGTACCCGCCAGGCCCCGGTACTGACCCTGTTCGGCTACGCCCTGAACCAGCGCGACGAGCACGGCACCTTGCTGCCCAACACCGTGCTGACCTTTGAAGGCTTCGAAGCCTTTGCCGACAGCGACACCCTAGCCTTGGAGGACGTGAAGCTGGCCAAACCGACAGCGCTGTCCGTCTCCCTGGTGCAGGCCAACTACCAGCACCAGGCCGGCGCGGTCCGCAGCAGCGAACGCATCGCCACCCAGTGGTACCAGAACGACAACGCTCGCAGCACCCAGACCGTGACCGAGGTGGTGGCCACCGGCCAACAAGCCGCCACTTACGAACTGCTGCGCACCACGCCCTACTCGGCGTCAACGGCCATCCTGCAACGCCAGATCGTGTCGGCGCGCACCGGCCTCCTACTGCGTGAAAGCCAGCAAGACAACGAGGGCAAGGCCATAGCGTTCACCTGCCATCGATACGACAGCCTGGGCCGGGGCGTACGCAGTGACACCTATGCGTTCAATGAAGAGGCCTTTACCAGGGGCTTGGTTACTGAGCTAAAAGCCACCCACTCGCAATCCGTCCATTACGCGGAAGACGGCAAGGGTCAGCGGGTCAGGACTTGCGATGCCCAGGGGCGTCACCAGCAGTGTTACTACGATGGCCAACAACGCATCGTGCGCCGTGAGCTGCAACGCGTGCCAGGGCCTGACCACAGTGCCGACAACTATTGCACGGTGGAAGAAACATCCTGGGACAGCGATGGGCAAATGGCCAGCCAAGTGATGTTCGACTATTTGCCGGGTGGCCTGCGCATCGACAACGTCAAAGCACTGCCCCAGCAGAGCAAGGACTGGTTCTGGCAGGCCCACGGGCATGACCCGGTGGTTACCGATGCAAACCGGAATGTGTCGCTGACCACCCGCTCCACCCTGGGGCTGATCTCGCAAGGCGCACTGACCACCCAGCAATCCACCCAGCGCAACCTGGCGGACGGGTCGGTCACCCTGACGCAGGAAACCTGGAAAGGCCTGGAGAAATCTGCCGCCGGTGCTGCCATCACGACCACCCAGACCCTCAACCAGAAAGGCCAACGTACGCGGGTGACCGAGGACATTCCCGGCTATGCGAAGCAAACCAGAACCTGGGATATCACCTACGACGGCCTGGGGCGCCCAAAGACGCTGATCCAACCGGACAAATCGATCATTGCCTGGGCCTATGAAGGCTTGAACGACGCCCCGACCCGCATGAGCGTGAAGAAGTCGGCGAAGGCGCCGGAACGAGTACTGGCCAGCCGCACGTTCAATGAGGGCACCGTGTCGACGCTGGTCAGGGGCAGCGATACCAACCAAACGCTGCGAACCCGACCAGACGGTTACGTGAAGCCAGATGGCACCAGCCTTTACCATGCACGCAACGACGATGGCAGCCTGTCTTGGTATGCACAAAGCGGCAGCAGCACCGCGAGCAGGACACCCCTGGTGACCTTCAAGTTGAGCCCCGTCACACAGGCCATGCAAGCCGAACGCCCGGTGCAGGGGGATTATCAAAGCCTGGTCACCAGCGAAGCCTTGCAGCCGCTGCTGCTGGGCACCTGGCGCTTCAAACGGACAGTGCACGGGCAACAGCAGCGCGATGAGGGGTCTGCCTCCCTGCGCGGCGTCCAGACCGGCACATGGCACAGCAACGGCCTGCCCCTGCAGGCCTGGGACAATGCCCAAGGCTACCGCAGCCGGCTGCGCCGGGGATCACTCGAATACCATTACACATACACCGCACTGGGGCAGTTGGCCTGCCTGACGGTGCAGGACATGCGCACCGGCCAGTGCTTGCAGGTGCAGTCCGACTACGACGCCTTCGGCCGCGAGACCAAGCGCAATTATGCGCTGAACGGCCAGGAAAAGGTGCGCTACGAGCAAACCTGGTCACCGGCCAGCCAGCTGCTAAGCAAGACGCTGTACCGTGACGGCACTCGGGCGAGAACCGAGACATTCGTCTATTACACTAGCGTGACCGGTACCAGCGATGAGTTGCAGCAATGGACGGTGGACGCAGTGGCGGGCGAAGAGGTCAAGGATGACGAAGGCTATGCCATTAAGGAAGAGACTTACCAATACGACGAACTGGGCAGCATGACTAAATGCTCGACCACGCGTAGCAACAACGACACGCTGGTACGCGACTATGCCTACGACGATGCAATGCATCCAACACGGCGTACCGCGATCACCTGTACCCCAACCCTTGCCGGCAAGACCAGTAGCCGCACGGTCTCTCTTACGTACGACGCCAACGGCAACCTGGCGACCAACGAGCGGGAACAGTCCCTGGCCTACACTGACAGCGGTCGCCTGAGGTCAGTGACTGCCAAGAATGGCACGACGCCGCTGACCTATTACGAGTACGACGAACATGACCGGCTGATCGCCCAGTGTGATGTCGTCAACAACCAGCGGCGGATCCTCAACTATGGTGCCAATGGTCTGAGTGGGGAAACCTGGCTAGATGGGGCAGGCAAGGTGCTCAAGCGCGTGACGCTGGATGACCAGGCAGGCCTTGCGGTTGCCTTGGACGATCAATGGCTGTTCGTGCTCGGCGACCCGCAGACAGGGGGGGGTGACGAATACCAGTTCAAGGATGGCGCTTGGGTTCGCGATTCGGTCACGTTCACGCCCTGGGGCGTAACCCATCTGGCCACTCTCAACACTCAATCGGTGGGCGTCGGCTACAACCGCCAGCGGGTGGATCGGGTGACGGGGGGGTTCCATCTGGGCGACGGCTACCGCGTCTACGACGCCCAGCACAAAGTGTTCTGCCAGCCCGACGACTGGAGTCCCCTGGGTGCGGCTGGCCCGAATGACCGCGCCTACTGCCCGAAAGCCGATCCGGTCAACTTCGAGGACCCCAGTGGCCACATCATGCTCAGCCGCCAGGCCCAGGCAGACAGCCTGGCAAGGCTCGATACCATTCTTGCCGCGCTGTCTCCCAGCAGGGAGACAGCGCCGCCCCAGGCTGCCAGCGTCGGGGAGTGGCTGTTGTTCGGGGCCCTGACGGTTTTGGGCGCAGTGCTGATCATAGGTTCGGCGGGCACCCTCAGTGCGCCGGTGATCGCCGGCCTGATGATCGTCTATACAGCAGGTGCCGCCGTCACGGCGACGGGAATGGCGTTGAGGCAGTCGAATCCGGAGTTGTCGCGGATATTGGAACCTGTGGGACAAGTGATGATGGCACTGGCCAGTGCGCCGGCGGCAGCCTCGAAGATGGCCGTGGTGGCAAGCGCAGTGATGTATGGATCGACGATGGCGTATGCAGGTTTGACCATCGCGCAGGTGTCGGTGCAACAGAGCAACCCTGAACTGGCAGAGAAGCTGGGATGGGCGGCCCTGGCTGCTAGTCTGGCTGTCCTGGCGTACGCAGGCGTTAGAAAGCTAGGTTCCTTAGCCTCCAAAATAAAGACTGAGTCATTGACCGAACTACGCGCACTGCGCAACAAACTTAAACATCGCTGGACCCAGGATTTCCAATCCGGCAATAATGCTGACTTGGTTTTTGCAGGAAGACCAAGCAAAATACCAGTGCCCGTCCCCAAACCTATAAGAAACCTGGTCAATACTTCGTCCGCAGCGACGCCTCCGAGTTCCGTTCCGGGAACGCCGACTCGAACCTCCGCACTCAGGCGCAGGATGACGACGATGACCACGACGGATTTTGGAAAATTCGAACTTATTCATCCTGCCGGAAAATATAACTCAACAGCTTATCTGTCAGCCCATGGAAGCAACTTTATTCTCGGTGGCAAAACCAAGCTACCTCCAGGATCGATAGCACGCACTTATGCACCTGCTACCGGCACCGTTGGCGGATATATGATCAGCACCAAAACCGCAGGTTTCCTACCAAAGGAATGGTCGGCAGCGGAGACCATGGTCAGCGGAGCCGTACAGCCAACAAAAACCATACCAGGCGGGCACTACATGGCAAACTTCAGTCTCACGCACTTTGAGCATAACTCAGAACCTTACTTGAGAGAAATTGCAAAGACTTACACTGTAGACGTCATCAGAATAAAACCCGGTGAGACCGTTTCATCCGCGCAGATTTTCCAGGGTTTAAAAGATGCAAACATCAATTACCAACTGTATGAGCTTGGCCACTGCAGGGCTTCAGAAATGAAAGACTTCCTGAACCTCGGCATACCTAACAGAACCTTACCAAGACCGTCAAACCCTATTACTTAA
- a CDS encoding glycoside hydrolase family protein, translating into MARISEAQAGGANVLRFLDLIAFSEGTSTIRASDDGYNVLYGGSLFTGYADHPRKKLTYPINGKPVTSTAAGRYQLLARYWDAYRVSLRLAGGFTPENQDRVALQQIRERKALDDIKAGRLQQAIAKCSNIWASFPGNDYGQNPHRLDKLLAKWKELGGSLA; encoded by the coding sequence ATGGCCCGAATCTCCGAAGCCCAGGCCGGCGGCGCGAACGTTCTCCGGTTTCTGGATCTCATCGCCTTCTCAGAAGGCACCTCGACCATCAGGGCAAGCGACGACGGCTACAACGTGCTGTATGGCGGCAGCCTGTTCACTGGCTACGCTGATCACCCGCGCAAGAAATTGACCTATCCAATAAACGGGAAACCGGTGACCAGCACGGCCGCCGGCCGCTACCAGCTTCTGGCCAGGTACTGGGACGCATACCGGGTGAGCCTGCGCCTGGCTGGCGGCTTCACTCCGGAGAACCAGGACCGCGTTGCCCTGCAGCAGATCCGTGAGCGCAAGGCGCTGGACGACATAAAGGCCGGTCGACTCCAGCAGGCCATCGCCAAGTGCTCGAACATCTGGGCCAGCTTCCCTGGCAATGACTATGGGCAGAACCCGCACCGCCTGGACAAGCTCCTGGCCAAGTGGAAAGAGCTCGGCGGATCACTGGCGTGA